A single genomic interval of Nostoc commune NIES-4072 harbors:
- a CDS encoding NAD(P)H-quinone oxidoreductase subunit N, with the protein MDFANIASQLNAGTILPEGIVILTLLGVLIVDLILGRTSARWIAYLAIAGLFASIVALYFQWDSPNPIGFTGSFNSDDLSIVFRGIIALSAIATILMSIRYVEQSGTALAEFLAILLSATLGGMFLSGASELVMIFISLETLSISSYLLTGYTKRDPRSNEAALKYLLIGASSTAVFLYGVSLLYGLSGGQTELSAIANGIATAKIGQSLGLVIALVFAIAGIGFKISAAPFHQWTPDVYEGAPTPVIAFLSVGSKAAGFALAIRLLTTAFPLVAEEWRFVFTALAVLSMILGNVVALAQTSMKRMLAYSSIAQAGFVMIGLIAGTQAGYASMIFYLLVYLFMNLCGFTCIILFSLRTGTDQIAEYSGLYQKDPLLTLGLSISLLSLGGIPPLAGFFGKIYLFWAGWQAGLYWLVLLGLVTTVVSIYYYIRVVKMMVVKEPHEMSDSVKNYPQVRWDLPGLRPLQVGLVVTLIATSIAGILSNPLFTLANNSISNTPILQATINTNVKAENPLLLPKLDSVSQSQPSVDSTAKI; encoded by the coding sequence ATGGATTTTGCTAATATTGCATCCCAGCTAAACGCTGGAACGATTTTGCCAGAGGGGATTGTTATTCTCACCCTCTTGGGGGTTTTGATTGTTGATTTGATTTTGGGGCGTACATCCGCACGCTGGATTGCATATCTAGCGATCGCAGGTTTGTTTGCTTCGATTGTCGCCCTATATTTTCAATGGGACTCTCCTAATCCCATCGGTTTTACCGGTAGCTTTAACAGTGATGACCTGAGTATCGTCTTTCGCGGTATTATTGCCTTGTCTGCGATCGCCACTATACTGATGTCAATTCGCTACGTTGAGCAGAGCGGCACCGCTTTAGCAGAGTTTCTTGCTATTTTGCTGAGTGCTACTTTGGGAGGGATGTTTTTATCCGGGGCTAGTGAGTTGGTGATGATTTTCATCTCCCTAGAAACCCTGAGTATTTCCTCTTATCTGTTAACAGGTTATACCAAGCGTGACCCCCGCTCCAATGAAGCGGCGCTGAAATACTTGTTAATTGGAGCTTCCAGCACGGCAGTATTTTTGTACGGAGTATCACTGCTGTATGGACTATCTGGAGGACAAACTGAACTAAGTGCGATCGCTAATGGCATTGCCACAGCTAAAATCGGTCAATCTTTAGGTTTAGTGATTGCGCTGGTTTTTGCGATCGCAGGTATTGGCTTCAAGATCTCCGCAGCACCCTTCCACCAGTGGACACCAGACGTTTACGAAGGCGCTCCCACCCCAGTCATCGCCTTTTTATCTGTCGGTTCCAAAGCAGCTGGGTTTGCCCTAGCCATCCGCTTGCTGACAACAGCCTTCCCCTTAGTTGCTGAGGAGTGGAGGTTTGTCTTCACTGCTCTGGCCGTTTTGAGTATGATCTTGGGTAACGTAGTCGCCCTAGCCCAAACCAGTATGAAACGGATGCTAGCTTATTCATCCATTGCCCAAGCTGGGTTTGTGATGATTGGCTTGATTGCTGGTACACAAGCGGGCTATGCCAGTATGATATTCTACCTACTGGTTTACCTATTCATGAACCTGTGCGGCTTTACCTGCATCATCCTATTCTCACTGCGGACGGGAACCGACCAGATTGCCGAATACTCTGGTTTATATCAAAAAGACCCACTTTTAACACTGGGATTGAGTATCTCTCTGCTTTCCTTGGGTGGTATTCCACCATTGGCTGGGTTTTTCGGCAAGATTTACTTATTCTGGGCTGGTTGGCAAGCAGGTCTTTATTGGTTAGTCTTGCTGGGCTTAGTTACCACCGTCGTCTCCATCTACTACTACATTCGTGTAGTCAAGATGATGGTAGTCAAAGAACCCCATGAAATGTCCGACTCGGTGAAGAATTATCCACAAGTGCGTTGGGATTTGCCTGGGTTAAGACCTTTGCAGGTCGGGTTGGTGGTAACATTAATTGCCACTTCCATAGCAGGGATTTTGTCAAATCCACTGTTTACATTGGCGAACAATTCCATCTCCAATACTCCAATTTTGCAAGCAACAATCAACACTAATGTAAAAGCAGAAAATCCCCTGCTTTTACCAAAGTTGGATTCGGTTAGCCAGTCTCAACCTTCAGTTGATTCTACCGCTAAGATTTAA
- a CDS encoding WD40 repeat domain-containing protein — protein MNSTTSKSKEFEQHYSGTLSDYVTAIAWSPQGKTLAATSAAGEVVLWNDGELTSLQTGNGKSIDCLAFSPDGKFLAVGGQDGQVKIWRDTELIATLENAPAWVDKLAWNYTSNQLAFSLGRYVQVWDADTREIVVTLNFDNSSVLGIDWRIDGQYLAISGYKGVKIWHSQNWDEEPYSLDMTTVSLAMAWSPDGKFLASGNMDRSVTVLEWNNPDPWVMRGFPGKIRQLAWSEATTKLGAPILASSSVEGIVVWEKLEDDSLGWEARVLTNHVGVINAIAFAPKSFLLASAAADGWLCLWNKAKEVSQIITGVSGGFSTLAWHPQGKLLAAGGEQGELVVWSKVLRGQGFGRS, from the coding sequence ATGAACTCCACAACCAGCAAATCTAAGGAATTTGAACAACACTATTCGGGGACGCTTTCAGATTATGTAACTGCGATCGCTTGGTCGCCACAAGGTAAAACTTTAGCAGCAACTTCTGCCGCCGGTGAAGTAGTTTTGTGGAATGATGGCGAACTCACAAGCTTACAAACTGGTAATGGTAAATCAATAGACTGTCTAGCTTTTTCACCAGATGGAAAATTTTTAGCCGTTGGTGGACAAGATGGACAGGTGAAAATTTGGCGCGATACTGAATTAATCGCCACCTTGGAAAATGCCCCCGCATGGGTTGACAAGCTAGCTTGGAATTACACCAGTAACCAATTAGCTTTTAGTTTGGGGCGTTACGTCCAAGTTTGGGATGCAGATACTCGTGAAATTGTCGTAACGCTGAATTTCGATAACTCTTCAGTATTGGGTATAGATTGGCGCATTGACGGACAATACTTAGCCATTAGTGGTTATAAGGGAGTGAAGATTTGGCATAGTCAAAACTGGGATGAAGAACCATACAGCTTAGATATGACTACTGTCAGTTTAGCGATGGCTTGGTCGCCTGATGGAAAATTCCTGGCTTCTGGCAACATGGATCGTAGTGTCACCGTTTTAGAATGGAACAACCCTGATCCTTGGGTAATGCGTGGCTTCCCTGGTAAAATTCGCCAATTGGCATGGTCAGAAGCTACCACGAAACTGGGTGCGCCAATACTGGCATCTTCTAGCGTTGAAGGTATTGTGGTGTGGGAAAAGCTAGAGGATGATTCTTTAGGCTGGGAAGCGCGAGTATTAACTAATCATGTGGGTGTGATCAATGCGATCGCCTTTGCACCCAAAAGCTTCCTTCTCGCTTCTGCTGCTGCTGATGGCTGGTTGTGTTTGTGGAATAAAGCCAAAGAAGTATCCCAAATTATCACAGGTGTCTCAGGAGGATTTTCCACCCTAGCTTGGCATCCCCAAGGGAAGTTACTGGCCGCAGGCGGTGAACAGGGCGAATTAGTTGTATGGTCAAAGGTTTTGCGGGGTCAAGGATTTGGGCGCAGTTAA
- a CDS encoding CobW family GTP-binding protein codes for MVADVINNSVPVTVLTGYLGAGKTTLLNHILTYEHGKKVAVIVNEFGEVGIDNQLIIDADEEIFEMNNGCICCTVRGDLIRIIGNLMKRRDKFDHLVIETTGLADPAPVIQTFFVDEDLQSQMSLDAVVTVVDAKHIWQHWDADEAQEQIAFADVILLNKTDLVAPEELDELEKRIRAMNAIAKIYRTQNSELGMDALLGVKAFDLDRALEIDPDFLGEDAHVHDESVFSVALVETGAVDGEKLNAWLSELLRTQGPDIFRMKGILNIAGEDDRFVFQGVHMIFDGKPDRPWKPSETPKNELVFIGRNLDAAQLKQDFLACLA; via the coding sequence ATGGTGGCTGACGTAATCAATAATTCAGTTCCCGTTACTGTTCTTACAGGCTATTTGGGAGCAGGTAAAACGACTCTACTAAATCACATCCTCACCTACGAACATGGCAAAAAAGTTGCTGTGATTGTCAATGAATTTGGGGAAGTGGGTATTGATAATCAATTGATTATCGATGCAGATGAAGAAATATTTGAAATGAATAATGGCTGTATCTGTTGTACAGTGCGCGGCGATTTAATTCGCATCATTGGCAATTTGATGAAGCGGCGCGATAAATTTGACCATTTAGTAATTGAAACGACTGGATTAGCCGATCCAGCACCAGTAATTCAGACATTTTTTGTTGATGAAGATTTGCAAAGCCAAATGTCTCTAGATGCGGTGGTGACAGTGGTAGATGCCAAGCATATTTGGCAGCATTGGGATGCAGACGAAGCCCAAGAACAGATTGCCTTTGCTGATGTAATTTTACTTAATAAAACAGATTTGGTAGCGCCAGAAGAGTTGGATGAATTAGAAAAACGGATTCGGGCGATGAATGCGATCGCAAAAATCTACCGTACCCAAAATTCTGAATTAGGGATGGATGCTTTATTAGGTGTAAAAGCCTTTGATTTAGATCGTGCATTAGAAATTGATCCAGATTTCTTAGGCGAAGATGCTCACGTACACGATGAAAGCGTCTTTTCTGTGGCTTTAGTAGAAACAGGTGCAGTTGATGGAGAAAAATTAAACGCTTGGCTTTCAGAATTACTGCGTACCCAAGGCCCAGATATCTTTCGCATGAAAGGCATTTTAAATATTGCTGGAGAAGATGATCGATTTGTATTCCAAGGCGTCCACATGATATTTGATGGCAAACCCGATCGCCCCTGGAAACCAAGCGAAACCCCCAAAAACGAACTAGTGTTCATCGGCCGCAACCTTGATGCAGCCCAACTCAAGCAAGATTTTCTCGCTTGTCTAGCGTAA
- a CDS encoding alpha/beta fold hydrolase — translation MSTNLLSTSAATGFGGVVQEYLWNWENQQLRVVYETLGKGSPLLLLPSFSSVSTRLEMGELAKLLAPNFQVVAIDWPGFGESSRPSLNYRPEIYQQFLEDFVKAIFNIPITVVAAGHATSYVLQLAVKKPATFLRILLLAPTWRGPLPTMGASQQIAGMVRELVRSPIFGQALYKLNTTPSFLSLMYRRHVFTDAAKITPTFIEKKWQTTQQPGARFASAAFVTGNLDAVHEQSDFLGLVQSLTVPLMVVIGESSPPKSREEMNALVALPGVRSVFIPGSLGLHEEYPGVVSEVVQDFLFSSEN, via the coding sequence ATGTCAACAAATTTATTATCTACCTCTGCTGCCACTGGTTTTGGTGGAGTGGTTCAAGAATATCTCTGGAATTGGGAAAATCAGCAATTACGCGTTGTTTATGAAACCCTTGGTAAAGGTTCACCGTTATTGCTGCTACCATCTTTCAGCAGTGTTTCGACGCGTTTGGAAATGGGCGAACTTGCTAAGTTACTAGCTCCCAATTTTCAAGTTGTAGCCATAGACTGGCCTGGATTTGGTGAATCTTCTCGCCCTAGTTTGAATTACCGACCGGAAATATATCAGCAATTTCTGGAAGATTTCGTCAAAGCTATTTTTAATATTCCCATTACTGTGGTGGCGGCCGGTCATGCTACTAGTTACGTTTTACAATTAGCTGTCAAAAAACCGGCTACTTTCTTACGAATTTTGTTGTTAGCTCCTACTTGGCGTGGGCCTTTGCCGACAATGGGGGCAAGTCAGCAAATAGCTGGTATGGTGAGAGAATTGGTGCGATCGCCTATATTTGGTCAAGCTCTCTACAAACTCAACACTACCCCATCCTTCTTAAGTTTGATGTATCGCCGTCATGTCTTTACCGACGCGGCTAAAATTACACCCACTTTCATCGAGAAGAAATGGCAAACAACTCAACAACCAGGAGCGCGATTTGCATCTGCTGCCTTTGTAACTGGTAATCTTGATGCTGTACACGAACAATCTGATTTTCTGGGACTTGTGCAGTCTTTAACTGTACCGCTCATGGTAGTAATTGGGGAATCCAGCCCCCCTAAATCACGAGAAGAAATGAACGCTTTGGTAGCCTTACCAGGAGTGAGAAGCGTTTTCATTCCTGGTTCTCTTGGACTGCATGAAGAATACCCAGGAGTTGTTTCAGAAGTAGTTCAAGATTTTTTGTTCTCTTCAGAAAATTAA
- a CDS encoding SufE family protein → MSSTLDSLPPALAKIVQRFQRASEPKRRYEQLIWYAQKLNEFPEADKLPENKVPGCVSQVYITAALDDGKVVFQGDSDSQLTKGLVGLLVEGLHGLTPSEIVQLTPDFIQETGLNVSLTPSRANGFYNIFKTMQKKALECKLDLPS, encoded by the coding sequence ATGTCCTCAACTCTAGATTCTTTGCCACCTGCGCTCGCTAAAATTGTCCAGCGCTTTCAACGCGCTTCCGAACCGAAGCGACGCTACGAACAGCTAATCTGGTATGCTCAGAAGCTCAATGAGTTCCCAGAAGCTGATAAATTACCTGAAAATAAAGTTCCTGGTTGCGTGTCTCAAGTTTATATCACAGCAGCCTTAGATGACGGTAAGGTTGTGTTTCAGGGCGATTCCGATTCTCAGTTAACCAAGGGATTAGTCGGGCTTCTGGTTGAAGGATTACATGGACTAACACCAAGTGAGATTGTCCAGCTTACTCCAGATTTTATTCAAGAAACAGGTTTAAATGTTAGCCTGACACCTTCCCGCGCTAATGGGTTTTACAATATTTTTAAAACCATGCAAAAGAAAGCATTGGAATGTAAGTTAGATTTGCCTAGCTAA
- a CDS encoding RNA recognition motif domain-containing protein has product MSIRLYIGNLPKEEIDRQDLQAVFAAEGDAVTTKLIKDRKTGKCRGFGFLTVNNDEQADEIIEKYNGQMFKDTPIKLEKALPRTKGDEGEEQPPKPVTAASSTPTPSPNREGSRREKSSKKPRRGGSSGGGSRENNTTTTDSDAIRPDPRWASELEKLKQMLAAQTTN; this is encoded by the coding sequence ATGTCCATTCGCCTATATATAGGTAATTTGCCTAAAGAAGAAATAGATCGTCAGGATCTGCAAGCAGTTTTTGCAGCAGAAGGTGATGCTGTAACTACTAAATTAATTAAAGACCGTAAAACTGGCAAATGCCGTGGTTTCGGTTTTCTTACAGTTAACAACGACGAGCAAGCTGACGAAATTATTGAAAAATATAATGGTCAGATGTTCAAAGATACTCCGATTAAGCTAGAGAAGGCATTACCTCGGACAAAAGGTGATGAGGGCGAGGAGCAACCTCCAAAACCAGTTACTGCTGCTAGTAGTACCCCCACTCCTAGCCCTAATAGAGAAGGTAGCCGCCGCGAGAAAAGCTCTAAGAAGCCTCGTCGTGGCGGTAGTAGCGGCGGCGGTTCTCGTGAAAACAACACCACAACCACCGATTCAGACGCTATTCGTCCAGATCCTCGTTGGGCTTCGGAATTAGAAAAGCTAAAGCAGATGCTAGCTGCACAAACTACGAATTAA
- a CDS encoding M48 family metalloprotease encodes MPSHAKPSLEAGLVALKQGNYQTAIAQLEPIASSQSNGTASLQAQVGLVMAYARIGEASKAIAISQNLIESNNPQVQEWATRALEHLTKRQKRDREAKNVETGFVAFDNSTPNSTPDSTPVTPPETPTLEEAKDQVIETKSNDTPAMVPLAKLKATVATPLPAAGSVPLSGFMGSVTRTQAKLFGVIYWRQAQRARAWQPLRKPKLIPLRLLTAGTFIALFWVIREMLKFAMGFINQTLVKLPYLEPLQLLYSDPTKLLLIVLVILIGVSPWLLDLLLANLYGQREFSKDVLNAHSREAVRVLQRCCQQRHWPLPKLRILPTAAPIILTYGSLPRNARIVVSQGLLEQLADDEIAIIYATQLGHIAHWDFAVMSLLLLVTLPIHQLYQQVSNWGDKISGKIWRSPVAILASIIYGIWCLLTGTTLWLSRLRLYYSDRVASEITGNPNALIRALLKIAIGIAADIQKEEQTSWQLESLNLLTPVSHQQSLSLGTIASNLSFESFLKWDIANPYRQWFTINNSHPLMGDRIERLCQIARHWHLDTELHFANEPSKVKRQSFLLQIAPWLGLPLGVLFAGFFYLAWQLVFALKLFLNLKWGYDGWSLITGSLLIGFSIGTLVRINSFFPDIKPATVQTDDYLPNLLADPSALPIDSISVCLVGKLLGRQGTSNSLAQDLILQSSAGLVKLHHVSWLGQLVSHQDLIGRQIIVTGWFRRGATPWIDIQTLETQSGKTIHSPHPIWSTFLAVAAQAWGAYIFLTS; translated from the coding sequence ATGCCTTCACATGCCAAACCGTCTTTGGAGGCTGGTTTAGTTGCCCTCAAGCAGGGAAATTACCAAACAGCGATCGCTCAACTAGAACCTATTGCTAGCAGCCAAAGTAATGGTACTGCTAGCTTACAAGCCCAGGTTGGTTTAGTGATGGCTTATGCACGGATTGGAGAAGCCTCCAAAGCGATCGCTATTTCTCAGAATCTCATTGAGAGTAACAATCCGCAAGTTCAAGAGTGGGCAACACGCGCTCTCGAACACCTGACAAAACGTCAAAAACGCGATCGAGAAGCAAAAAATGTCGAAACTGGATTTGTTGCTTTTGATAATTCAACCCCAAATTCAACGCCAGATTCAACCCCAGTTACTCCCCCGGAAACTCCGACATTAGAGGAAGCAAAAGATCAAGTAATAGAAACTAAGAGCAATGATACCCCGGCGATGGTGCCACTAGCTAAACTCAAAGCTACAGTAGCGACACCATTGCCAGCAGCAGGATCTGTGCCATTAAGCGGCTTCATGGGTTCTGTTACCCGCACCCAAGCTAAATTATTCGGCGTTATTTATTGGCGACAAGCACAACGCGCCAGAGCATGGCAACCCCTACGCAAACCGAAATTAATCCCTTTACGGTTGCTAACAGCAGGAACATTCATTGCTCTGTTTTGGGTGATCCGAGAAATGCTCAAGTTCGCAATGGGATTCATCAACCAGACTTTAGTTAAACTACCTTATCTAGAGCCATTGCAGCTTTTATACAGCGACCCCACTAAATTGTTGCTAATAGTATTGGTGATTTTAATCGGAGTATCACCTTGGTTGCTGGATTTGCTACTGGCGAACTTGTATGGTCAGCGAGAATTTTCTAAAGATGTATTGAATGCCCATAGCCGCGAAGCTGTTCGGGTGCTACAACGTTGTTGCCAACAGAGGCACTGGCCGTTACCCAAACTGCGGATCTTACCAACGGCTGCACCAATTATCCTAACTTATGGTAGTTTACCACGTAATGCCAGGATTGTTGTAAGTCAGGGGCTATTAGAGCAACTAGCTGATGATGAAATCGCCATTATTTACGCCACACAGCTAGGGCATATTGCTCACTGGGATTTTGCTGTGATGTCTTTGTTACTGCTGGTGACACTACCAATTCATCAGCTATATCAGCAAGTGTCAAACTGGGGAGACAAAATATCGGGGAAAATTTGGCGATCGCCGGTGGCAATTCTGGCTAGTATTATTTATGGAATTTGGTGTTTGCTGACTGGGACTACATTGTGGTTGTCGCGGTTGCGGCTTTATTATAGCGATCGCGTCGCCTCTGAAATTACTGGTAATCCCAATGCCCTGATTCGCGCTTTACTCAAAATCGCCATTGGCATTGCAGCAGATATCCAAAAAGAGGAACAGACAAGTTGGCAACTAGAAAGCTTAAATCTCCTGACACCAGTCAGCCACCAACAGAGCCTTTCTTTGGGCACTATTGCCAGCAATCTATCTTTTGAATCATTTTTGAAGTGGGATATTGCCAATCCCTATCGCCAATGGTTTACGATTAATAATAGTCATCCCTTGATGGGCGATCGCATCGAACGCCTCTGCCAAATAGCCCGTCACTGGCATCTAGACACTGAACTACATTTTGCTAACGAACCATCAAAAGTTAAGCGTCAATCTTTCTTATTACAAATCGCTCCCTGGTTGGGACTTCCTTTAGGAGTTTTGTTTGCAGGTTTCTTCTACCTAGCCTGGCAATTAGTATTCGCACTCAAGTTATTTTTAAATTTAAAGTGGGGATACGATGGTTGGTCTTTAATTACAGGCTCCCTTCTGATTGGCTTTAGCATAGGTACACTGGTACGGATTAATTCTTTCTTCCCCGATATTAAACCTGCCACTGTGCAAACTGACGATTATCTACCCAACCTGTTAGCTGACCCTTCCGCCTTACCAATTGATAGTATCAGCGTGTGTCTTGTAGGTAAATTATTAGGTCGTCAAGGCACTAGCAACTCCCTAGCGCAAGATTTAATCCTTCAATCAAGCGCAGGTTTAGTGAAATTACACCATGTTTCTTGGTTAGGACAGCTAGTTAGTCACCAGGATCTAATTGGTAGACAAATTATCGTCACAGGTTGGTTCCGCCGAGGAGCAACACCTTGGATCGATATCCAAACCCTGGAAACTCAAAGTGGTAAAACCATTCATAGCCCTCATCCCATTTGGTCTACTTTTTTAGCAGTTGCAGCACAGGCTTGGGGCGCATACATTTTTCTCACTAGTTAG
- the prfC gene encoding peptide chain release factor 3 → MSTELQSELIQAVELRRNFAIISHPDAGKTTLTEKLLLYGGAIHEAGAVKARRAQRKATSDWMAMEQQRGISITSTVLQFEYRDCQINLLDTPGHQDFSEDTYRTLAAADNAVMLIDAAKGLEPQTRKLFEVCKLRGIPIFTFINKLDRPGREPLELLDEIEQELGLQTYAVNWPIGMGDRFKGVFDRHKQQIHLFERSAHGSREARDTIVELGDPRIEEQLEQSLYYQLKNDLELLEGVGPELDLQLVHEGKMTPVFFGSAMTNFGVELFLKYFLEYALKPGSHYSSVGEVPPTYPEFSGFVFKLQANMDPKHRDRVAFIRVCTGKFEKDMMVNHARIGKLIRLSRPQKLFAQERESIDVAYPGDVIGLNNPGVFAIGDTIYTGQKLEYEGIPYFSPELFASLRNPNPSKSKQFQKGVAELREEGAVQIMYSTDEAKRDPILAAVGQLQFEVVQFRLQNEYGVETILDLLPYSVARWVEGGWEALEKVGRIFNTTTVKDSMGRPVLLFRNEWNCQQLLGDHPELKLSAIAPVFSSQQPVEE, encoded by the coding sequence ATGTCTACTGAACTTCAGTCTGAACTTATTCAAGCAGTTGAACTTCGCCGCAACTTTGCGATTATTTCTCACCCTGATGCAGGTAAAACTACACTAACAGAAAAACTCCTCCTGTACGGAGGTGCAATTCACGAAGCTGGGGCGGTTAAGGCGCGACGGGCACAGCGTAAGGCTACGTCTGACTGGATGGCGATGGAGCAGCAACGGGGTATTTCTATTACTTCCACAGTGTTGCAATTTGAATATCGGGACTGTCAGATAAATTTATTAGACACACCGGGACACCAAGACTTCAGTGAAGATACTTATCGCACTCTGGCCGCCGCCGATAATGCAGTGATGTTGATTGATGCGGCAAAAGGTCTAGAACCCCAAACCCGCAAATTGTTTGAAGTGTGTAAGTTGCGGGGTATCCCAATTTTTACATTTATCAACAAGCTCGATCGCCCAGGAAGAGAACCTTTGGAACTTTTGGATGAGATTGAGCAAGAATTGGGATTGCAAACCTATGCAGTAAATTGGCCGATTGGTATGGGCGATCGCTTTAAAGGTGTTTTTGATCGACACAAGCAACAAATTCACCTCTTTGAACGCAGCGCCCACGGCAGCCGAGAAGCCCGTGATACGATAGTGGAACTAGGCGATCCGAGAATAGAAGAGCAGCTAGAACAAAGCCTGTACTACCAACTGAAAAATGATCTGGAACTGTTAGAAGGAGTTGGGCCAGAGTTAGATTTACAGCTGGTACACGAAGGCAAAATGACGCCTGTGTTCTTTGGTAGCGCCATGACTAACTTTGGTGTAGAGTTATTCCTCAAGTATTTCCTAGAGTATGCCCTCAAACCCGGTTCTCACTACAGCAGTGTTGGCGAAGTTCCCCCTACATATCCAGAATTTTCGGGGTTTGTCTTCAAACTGCAAGCGAACATGGACCCGAAACATCGCGATCGCGTCGCATTTATCCGGGTTTGCACTGGCAAGTTTGAAAAAGATATGATGGTGAATCACGCTCGCATTGGTAAACTCATCCGTCTTTCTCGCCCGCAAAAACTCTTTGCTCAAGAGCGAGAATCGATTGATGTGGCTTATCCTGGCGATGTGATCGGTTTGAACAATCCTGGTGTTTTTGCGATCGGGGATACAATTTACACGGGACAAAAGCTCGAATATGAGGGGATTCCGTATTTCTCGCCGGAACTGTTCGCATCTCTGAGGAATCCCAACCCCTCGAAGTCTAAACAATTCCAAAAAGGCGTTGCGGAATTGCGAGAAGAAGGTGCTGTGCAAATTATGTATTCAACTGATGAAGCCAAGCGCGATCCAATTTTGGCGGCGGTGGGTCAGTTGCAATTCGAGGTGGTACAGTTTCGCTTACAAAATGAGTATGGTGTAGAAACCATATTAGATTTATTGCCCTACAGTGTCGCCCGTTGGGTTGAGGGTGGTTGGGAAGCATTAGAAAAAGTGGGACGAATATTCAATACCACTACAGTTAAAGACAGTATGGGACGACCAGTGTTGCTATTCCGCAACGAATGGAATTGTCAACAATTACTGGGCGACCATCCAGAGTTAAAATTAAGCGCGATCGCTCCAGTTTTTTCTAGTCAACAACCAGTGGAAGAATGA
- a CDS encoding DUF4870 domain-containing protein: MYDTDKRKLLSVLSHGAIFLSTTLISVGIPIAILFVSDDPVVKENAKESINFHFNVWLYGGILGALFFLFGWLVLPLLLLGPLAGLGYILHWGLTIWALIKVFSNPDIPFRYPYIFRVF, translated from the coding sequence ATGTACGACACAGATAAGCGAAAGCTTCTATCCGTCTTGTCTCATGGAGCCATTTTTCTCAGCACAACATTGATATCTGTAGGTATACCTATCGCCATACTGTTCGTATCTGATGATCCTGTTGTTAAAGAAAACGCCAAAGAATCCATTAATTTCCACTTCAACGTCTGGCTTTATGGAGGAATTCTCGGAGCGCTGTTTTTTCTATTCGGTTGGTTAGTGTTACCTCTATTATTGCTGGGGCCATTAGCCGGTCTGGGATATATATTGCACTGGGGATTAACAATTTGGGCGCTCATCAAAGTTTTCAGCAATCCTGATATACCCTTCCGTTATCCCTATATTTTCCGAGTTTTTTAA
- the hemB gene encoding porphobilinogen synthase, producing the protein MFPTHRPRRLRTHPQLRRMVRETVLTTSDLIYPLFAVPGEGIANEVKSMPGVYQLSVDKIVEEAKEVYDLGIPSIILFGIPADKDVDATGAWHDCGIVQKAATAVKAAVPDLIVIADTCLCEYTSHGHCGYLQTGDLTGRVLNDPTLELLKKTAVSQAKAGADIIAPSGMMDGFVQAIRQGLDEAGFQDTPILSYAAKYASGYYGPFRDAADSTPQFGDRRTYQMDPGNAREAIKEIELDIAEGADMLMVKPALAYMDIIWRVKEASNLPVAAYNVSGEYAMVKAAALNGWIDEERVVMETLTGFKRAGADLILTYHAKDAARWLK; encoded by the coding sequence ATGTTTCCTACACATCGCCCCCGTCGTCTGCGTACTCATCCTCAACTGCGTCGGATGGTTCGTGAAACTGTTTTGACAACAAGCGATTTAATTTACCCATTATTTGCTGTACCGGGTGAGGGAATCGCTAACGAAGTAAAATCGATGCCCGGAGTCTACCAACTTTCGGTAGATAAAATTGTCGAAGAGGCAAAAGAAGTTTACGACTTAGGAATTCCTTCTATTATTTTATTTGGGATTCCGGCTGATAAAGATGTGGATGCCACTGGCGCTTGGCATGATTGCGGTATCGTCCAAAAAGCTGCGACTGCGGTAAAAGCAGCAGTGCCCGATTTGATTGTAATTGCTGATACTTGTTTATGTGAGTACACCAGTCACGGTCATTGTGGTTATTTACAAACTGGTGATTTAACAGGACGAGTTTTAAATGATCCAACTCTGGAATTGTTGAAAAAAACAGCAGTTTCGCAAGCGAAAGCCGGTGCTGATATCATTGCGCCTTCTGGAATGATGGATGGCTTTGTCCAGGCAATTCGTCAGGGTTTGGATGAAGCCGGATTTCAAGATACGCCGATTTTGTCTTATGCTGCTAAGTATGCTTCGGGTTATTATGGCCCATTTCGGGATGCAGCAGACTCGACACCACAATTTGGGGACAGAAGAACTTACCAAATGGACCCAGGTAACGCCCGCGAAGCGATTAAAGAAATTGAACTGGATATCGCTGAAGGTGCGGATATGCTCATGGTTAAGCCAGCCTTGGCATACATGGACATTATCTGGCGGGTGAAGGAAGCGAGTAATTTACCAGTTGCGGCTTACAATGTTTCTGGTGAGTATGCGATGGTAAAAGCTGCGGCTCTCAATGGTTGGATTGATGAGGAGCGCGTGGTTATGGAAACTTTAACTGGGTTTAAACGAGCTGGGGCAGATTTGATTTTGA